The following coding sequences are from one Trichoplusia ni isolate ovarian cell line Hi5 chromosome 15, tn1, whole genome shotgun sequence window:
- the LOC113500984 gene encoding sodium/potassium-transporting ATPase subunit beta-2-like: protein MTVKKRTSDLTSLERFNMYYKEKEVPLSGAERTKRFIWNPKTRQFCGRTGASWSKIALFYFIFYSALAILVAICMWTFLQLLDARQPMWQLEKSIIGTNPGLGFRPMPPEVASSVIWYKGNDPGSYQFWVKELSQFLKVYKRDGKKSGASQNIHNCDFKLPAPAGKVCDVDISAWGPCLEENHFAYQKSTPCVFLKLNKIFGWKPQFYNSSDSLPSEMPEDLKEHIRNMTAYDKNYLNMVWVSCQGENPADRENIGPVQYMPYRGFPGYYFPYTNQEGYLSPLVAVHLQRPKTGMLINIECRAWAHNIMYDRHEAMGAVHIEIMIE from the exons ATGACGGTGAAGAAGAGAACTTCGGACTTAACGAGCCTGGAGCGGTTCAACATGTACTACAAGGAGAAGGAGGTGCCCCTGAGCGGCGCGGAGAGGACGAAGCGCTTCATCTGGAACCCGAAGACCAGGCAGTTCTGCGGGAGGACAGGAGCTAGCTGGT CCAAAATAGCGCTATTCTACTTCATCTTCTACTCGGCGCTGGCGATCCTCGTGGCGATCTGCATGTGGACCTTCCTGCAGCTGCTGGACGCTCGCCAGCCGATGTGGCAGCTGGAGAAGAGCATCATCGGCACCAACCCTGGCCTCGGCTTCCGTCCGATGCCGCCAGAGGTCGCCAGCAGTGTAATCTGGTATAAGGGAAACGATCCTGGTAGCTATCAGTTCTGGGTTAAGGAGCTATCGCAGTTCTTGAAAG TCTATAAACGCGACGGCAAAAAATCTGGAGCCAGCCAGAACATCCACAACTGTGACTTCAAGCTTCCCGCGCCAGCTGGCAAGGTCTGTGATGTGGACATCAGTGCCTGGGGCCCCTGCCTCGAGGAGAACCACTTCGCCTACCAGAAGTCTACTCCCTGCGTCTTCCTCAAGCTCAACAAGATATTCGGATGGAAGCCTCAGTTTTATAACAGCTCTGATAGCTTGCCTTCTGAGATGCCTGAAGACTTGAAGGAGCATATCAGGAATATGACGGCGTATGATAAGAATTAT CTGAACATGGTGTGGGTGTCGTGTCAGGGCGAGAACCCGGCAGACCGTGAGAACATCGGGCCGGTGCAGTACATGCCGTACCGCGGCTTCCCCGGCTACTACTTCCCCTACACCAACCAGGAGGGCTACCTGAGTCCACTCGTCGCTGTACATCTGCAGAGGCCTAAGA CGGGCATGCTGATCAACATCGAGTGTCGAGCGTGGGCGCACAACATAATGTACGACAGACATGAAGCCATGGGCGCAGTGCACATCGAGATCATGATCGAGTAA